The DNA sequence TATGAGGCTTATCAATTTCCTCACCTAAAACATTTAAATTAGCTTGCAATACTGCTTCTGCTATTGCTTCGCATACCAATTTCCAAACATCATTACGAACACTAGAAGTTTTCAACAGCTCAAACTGATCAAGAATTTGATCACGGTATCTTGCTGCGACGCCCCTTGTGTCAAGCTGGGAGGCAATCATTTGAGAAGACAATTCCCCACGTAGCTCCGAACTGTTGATTTCAGGGTTTCCTTCATATTTAAATAGGCTAGGTAAAGCGCTGTGAATAGTCCGCCATTGATTATTCTGTGAGATATACTCCTGTAGTGTGGCTTCATTGTCGTCAGACATTTTCAGTTCAGCTTGAAACTGGTTCAACAGTCTATCGCGCTCAAAAGAAACGACATCTTTAAAGGCTTCTATTCTTTGCTCTGATGTTAAAAAATTTCCACGCCCTTTTAACTCGACCACACTTTTTTCCTCAATAAACACTACTAAATAATCACTTATACTTTTAGCTAGTGTCTTGCAGTACGTTTTTAAAGATAGGCGCAGTTCTATTTTTTCACCGCCGCATAAAATGACTTTGCGAAAGTAGTAAACCGCGTTGCGGCGATATAGGTAATTTAATGATGGCATTGATACCCTCCAAATTGAGGAACTGCCTTCTAGATGTGCATTTTGGCACAGGTTATTGGCACAAAATTCCGACCAAACCGATGCGCGCAAAAAAAAGAAGCCCCCGACTTACTTTGAAGTCAAGGGCTTAACTTTTAAAATTGGTAGCGGAGGAGGGATTTGAACCCCCGGCACATGGATTATGATTCCACTGCTCTAACCAACTGAGCTACTCCGCCATATAGATAAAGCCAAATCGGGACCTGAAAGGACATGATACTCAGAACAATGCCTAACGGTTTCCGTCAGAAGCGAGGGCGTGTATACTGCTCCCCATCTTCACTGTCAAGCATCTGATGACAGTTTTTTTGTTTTTTTACATTTCCTCATGCGGACAAGAAAAAGTTCATGATTAGAGCTGGCACATTGCTTGCAAAGTTTTACCCTAGAAAAAGAATGACCCTAGGGTCTGCATTTGATAATATAGGGATCAAGGAGCTCAGTATGAATGAAATGTATGAAAAGGAATTGCCTGCAATTAAAGCCTTAATTTGCATTGGTAACGATCATATATCCCATCCAATTTATGAGTATATCAAACGCTCTGGCTCAGTCAAAACTACCATAGCCACCAATAGCTTAGCTGCGATGAACGAGCTATATGATGAAGAATACCACTTCTTCTTAATCGCCCAAGAATTGCCTGACGGCGATGGGTTGGATCTCTATAAGAAAATGGTAGACAAGGGCTTTATCACTGCACAAAGTCGCTGTATCTTTCTCATGGAAAATCCTTCCCGCAATGCGGCAATAAAAGCCGCTGCCATGGGTATCGAGCATATTCTTGTCCCGCCTTTCTCGCTTAAAGCGGTTAGTGATCGCATGAAAACCATTTATGCCTCTGTCTTGGAGAAACCAAAACCGTTGAAAGGTGTGGCTGTGATGGCGAAAAATGCGCATATGGCAGAGACCCTTAAAAATCAAGCGGTTGAAAAGCGTAAGAAGCGGGGCGAAGTCAGCATGAAAATTCATGCTCCCCACGAAACGGCAGACTTGATCTTAAAAGATCAAAAAATCATTAGAAAACCGCGCAAAGCCACAGCGATTCTGGCCAAAAGAACCGAAAACAAAATGTATAAAGCTGAAGTGACCAAGCGCCGAGCGCCCATCGCTCCAGCTCAAGAGATACCGCAAGAGGCCGCCGGAAAAGCAGAATCTGGCATTAAACCACAGCTAAAGATCAAAGAGCCACGTCCGATCGAAAGCCTTCCCCCTTATCCTGGAATGACAGCCGCTCAGAGAGAACGCCTTCATACTTTCGCGCGCGTTTCCTAAGGGGTAAAGCCCTATTGCAATCTGGGGTCATTGCTGATGGCGGCATTGATCCAGCCTCCACCAAGCAAGCGATCTTCACGATAAAAGACAGCTGCTTGTCCCGCAGCAACCCCGGCTTCTGGCTCATCAAGAATAATGCGAGCCATCCCCATTTTTCCGAGCTTCAAAGTCGCCGTCTTTCCGGGCCGAGTTGATCTTACTTTCGCGGAAACCTTAAGGCCTTCTTCCGGAACATCTTCGCCGAGCCAATTCATCTCTTTAATCAAAATTTCTGACGTCTCAAGAGCTTCTTTTGGGCCAACAATCACTTGGTTTGTCTTAGGATCAAGTTTCACCACATATAATGGATCAACTGTCCCGCCAATATTCAGTCCGCGCCTTTGTCCAATCGTGTATTTGACAATCCCATCATGCTCACCCATTTTATTGCCGTCAATATCGACGATGTCTCCGGCTTTAAGGGCTCCTGGTCTCATACGCTCAATCACGGAAATATATTTGCCCTCTGGTACAAAGCAAATATCCTGACTGTCCGGTTTATCAGCCACGATCAGGCCAAAACGATCTGCATGACGGCGGGTTTCGGCCTTATCCATATGACCAAGGGGAAATCGTAAAAAATCGAGCTGTTCTTGGGTCGTGGCAAACAGGAAATAGCTCTGATCTTTCCCCATATCCGCTCCCCTCAACATCGTGGACTTGCCGTTCTCGATAAGGGACCGCTGGACATAATGTCCCGTCGCCATACAGTCAGCGCCTAAATCTTTCGCTGTATCTAACAAGTCCTTAAATTTAACTGTCTGGTTACATTTCACACAGGGAATAGGCGTCTCCCCTTTAATATAACTATCTGCAAAGTCTTCCATCACTTGCTCTTTAAAGCGATTTTCATAATCCAGGACATAGTGCGGAATATCAAGCATTTCAGAGACGCGGCGCGCATCGTGAATATCTTGACCGGCACAACATGCCCCTTTTTTCTGAATGGCAATGCCGTGATCATACAATTGGAGCGTGATCCCAACAACATCGTATCCCTCTTCTTTCAAGAGTGCCGCACAGACGCTGCTATCGACCCCCCCTGACATGGCGACGACCACCCGTGTCTCTGCCGGAGATTTCTGAAAGCCTAAGCTATTTACAGTAGTACTCATCTTTATGACCTTTAACAATTTGGCTCTGATATAAGCGTTTCCTTGTGAAAGAGCAAGAGCAACCGAACGTCAGGCAGAAGATACCGCCCAATGGGCAAGAATTTTCTCGTCCGGACCTTTCTCTGTCTAATCTGAGTGATTTAACATTCGAACAATGTACCTTGATCTCGTATAATCTCTTGTAAATCAAGGCCTTCTAAAAACTGGCATCCAACTTGCTAATCATAGGATGTAAATTTGAAGGCAAAATGCCTATATGTCTCGCAAGAAGTGCTGCATCTCCAGTTTAGTTTGGTTTATTTATGACTGACGCAGTGACAAATATGATGAATATCCTGACGCCTAATGCATCAGGAGGTCCGCAACAGAACCCTGCTCTAATGACAGCGATTGATCCAGCCAGCCCTGAGTTCAATACTGCACTGGCAGCTTTATCGATTGATCCTTTAACGCTTGGACAAACCGTTTCAGTTGATCCGATTCAGCTTGAGGGACTTTCAGTTGATCCATCGGCCTCATCAGAATCCTCACCTGCCTCACAACTGGCTTTTATGCAAATGATGCATCAAGGGGATATTATACAAAATCAAGGCGACCAAACCCCTTCGGCTGTTGGCACGACAGCAGGGAAAATTCCCGCGTTAGGTACCAACATGAATGCAGAAGGCTTGATCAAAATCGCTGAAGCCGCTGTGAATAACCCACACATGCTGCCCGTTCAAGATCTGAAGGCATGGTCTGCTTTGAGCACACCGACTATGCAAGCCCCTCATCCAACTCAAGGGGCAATCCAAACAAACCTTAATGAGGACCAGATAAACCTTGTCGAAGGTCAGATAAACCTTGTCGAGGGCCAGATAAACCTTGTCGAGGGCCAGATAAACCTTGTCGAGGGCCAGATAAACATTGACGAGCTAACGGCAATCAGCTCTGACAACTATAGCGCCTTACCTACACTCATTTCAAATACAGCTTCCCATCAGGCCGGTATAAATTCAGCCCCCTATGATTTAGACCCACTAACCGATCCCTTCGAACAGGTTGAAGCTCTCTTTTCTACGGCTCAAAGTCCAGAGGAAATTCTAAACAAGAATGATTTGGGTATTAAGGCGTCAGTCTCTTTTGGGGCAGAAACGACCCTAGTTGGCAACTTAGATGCTGCCCTTTCAAGAGTTTCTCCATCAATAAGCTCCTCTAGTACGCAACAACAGGCTGCCCAAGAAGGCCTCACACCCCTTATGAAAGCACCGGACCTTGCGGTGTTAACGTTAGGGTCCGAGGCAAAACCTGCTCAGGTTATAGCCCTTGCCCCTACCCTAGAGAAGGCAGCGCCTCTTCCCTTCGCGCTGCAGGGCCAAACCCAACCCTTTTCAATTCTAGCTGATGGGAGTCTGACGCTCGTCCAAACAGCTGAATCTACCAAAGCTGTTGAGCAACTCTCAACCAGCGCCGCTCAGACGACCGCTGCCCAAACTGCACAACAAATGCAAAGCTCTCTCGCGGCTGGAACTGGTCACGCTACAGGACTTACGGCACAAGGGGCGGCACCAACTGGCTTAGAGCAAGGGTCAGGACAGCCAGCACAGCAAACGTCTATGGCATTCGCTCTGCCTGTCATGCAAGCGATGGCCATGACCAATAAAGCAGCACCTGAGAGTTTTTCATCTAGTTTAAAAGCACTCTCATCGGAGGCAGGCTTTAAGCTTGAAAATGACACGGATTTCATGCGTCAAATTCACTCACCTTCCACTGAGAGCGGCATGAGTAAAAATGGCAACTTCGGACAGCAGCATAATCAAGCCGCCTTAAGTCAGCAAATGCCCTTGCAACAAACTGCTGCCTTTAAGTGGGCCAGTGACGGCGCGACCACAGTTTTTGCCGACTCCCTTTTCAACGAACAATCCTCTGCTTTCGGGTCGATTTCAAGCGGGATGAACAGCATGAATGGTCTACGGAGCGATGGTTTCGCTGGGACTGGGTTTTCCACAAGCACTCCTACGTTAACGCAGCAGGCCCTAGGTCATCACGCGGCGAACCAAGTTGGCTTAGCTGTCACAAAAGCTGCCAATGCCCAAAATAATCAGTTTAATATTAGCCTTCGCCCTGCAGAACTGGGCGCTGTGAAAGTGTCGCTCACTTTTATTAAGGATGGATCTGTTCAAGCGCGCATCTTAGCAGAGCGGCCTGAAACTTTGGACATGCTTCAAAAGGACAGCCGTAGCATCGAGCGCATACTTGAACAATCTGGGCACAAGGTAAGCCGATCCAGTCTTGAATTTGATTTAGATGAGCAAAAAGGCCAAAGCGCAGGAAAAACTTGGGCTGAAGCTGTACAAAAAGAATCGATGGAACACCAAGCATCAGGCGACAGTAAGAGCGATAGTCGATCACTGAATGATCAAGATATACCATGGCCTGAAGAAGAGGAAATCAGTCTAGATGACATCCTCCCTTATGTAACAGCCGAAACTGGCCTTGATATAAGAATTTAACAAAGAAGAGACAAAGTTATGACCGATGCAATTTCAGCTTTAACGTCCACTGCAGCGACCAGCCGATCGCAGGAAAGTGCAGATAAATTTGATCAGGAATATACAGATTTCCTGTCACTTCTGACGACGCAATTGCAGAACCAAGATCCCACGAGCCCGATGGACAGCACTGAATTTACGAACCAGATTGTCCAATTTACAAGCGTTGAACAACAAATTCAGACCAATCAGAATTTAGAAAATCTGACCAGCCTGATGACGTCAAGCGTTAATGCGGATGTCACCAGTTATTTAGGCAGAGATGTTGTGATTGATGGCGGCTTTGGTCAATTGGAGAACGGCACCCTTGACTGGACTTATCAGATGCAGCCCAATGTGACTGCAGCTGGCCTTGCTGTCTTCGATCAAGTGGGCAATCAAGTTGCATCTTATGATGCCGATACCCTCGTCGGTCAAAAGAGCTTTACTTGGGACGGCATGACCACTGAGGGTGAGACAGCCCCAGAAGGTATTTATGAATTACGGGTTCTTGCCTTTGATAGTGAAGGCAATGACATCAATATCCCTACTCAAGTGAAACAAAGAATATCTGAAGTTTCTTTGACAGGGTATGAGCCAACCTTCCTAGCAGGTGGGTTACAAGTAACAAAATCAGATATTCTGAGTGTGATGCTGCCTGAAAATTAAGGCATATATAACCTCAAATTAAGGTGTTATTTCAATAACACCACCCTCGGGCAAAATGCTCGGGTCTAAAGCAGAAAGCAACAAGTGACAATTGTGAAGCGAGTATATTTAGGAGAGATAAAATGGCATTCACTTCGTTGGCTGCAGGCGTATCAGGACTACAGAGTTTTTCAGAAGCTGTAGGTGTGATCGCTGACAACATTACAAACGTAAACACGGTGGGATATAAAGAATCCCGCTCTAGATTTTCGACACTGGTGACAGAAACTGCCGCGATTGCGAGTTACTCACCCGGGGGTGTAAAATCGACAACAGAAACACTGGTCTCAAAGCAAGGTTTGCTTCAACCATCAGGATCTTCCACAGATTTATCGGTGGACGGTAACGGTTTTTTTCCTGTGCGACAGGAAGCTAACAACACTTCAGAAGTCATCTTCACCCGAGCAGGAAGTTTTACTCAGGATCAATCTGGATTTTTGAAAAATACAGCGGGTCTATATTTGATGGGTTGGGAGTTAGACTCTGACGGGTTACCCCCTGTGAACTCATCGCAGCAAACTGCACTCGAGCCCATCAACTTTATTAGTCAGACTGGTGAAGCCGAAGCCACAGCAGGTATTTCTCTACGAGCAAATTTCTCTGCCAATTCAGATGTGAATACAGACTATGCTGCTGAAGTTGCAGGAGATGGATATACTGCTGGTGAGATAGCGGACGGTACAATTGCTATCGCCGGCGATGACTTTGAAGAAGATATTGATGTAGTCGATGCTCAAGGTAATACAGTCACACTCAGGTTAGCGGCTGTAAAATCAGGTGTGAATGAATGGACCTATGAAATTTATGCACCAGATGCTTTTGCCGACACTCTGGATAGTGCTGTTCACGGCACGGATGGCCTTGTGGCTTATGGTATTCTAGAATTTAACGGGGACGGTACGCTCGATCTTGCAAATTCTGAATTCACAGCAGAAAGCGCTGCATCTGGCCTTACCTATCCTGTTGACTTATCATCAACACCAGATCTCACTCTTGAATTTGATAATGGGGCTGCAGGCACATATGGTTCAGAAGATGTCACCATTGGTTTTGACTTTGGTAACGGATCAGACTCTAGCGGTATCAACCAAAAAGGGGCGATTACTTCCCTTCTTTCTAAAACAGTCGATGGTGCCGCCTTTGGTGATGTGGTTGGCGTGCAAATCGCATCAAACGGTGATGTAACAACGCTCTTTGACAGTGGCCTTTCACTTACCCGCTACCGCATTCCAATCTCAACATTCAATAATGCGGATGGCCTGATCAGACGCCAAGGTAATGCTTATGGTCGATCCGATATTTCTGGTGAGCCAAGCTTTAAAGAGGCTGGGTCAGCAGGTGCGGGTAAAGTGTCATCAAATACACTAGAGTTATCTACGGTAGATCTAGCGAACGAGTTTGCTGAACTGATTAAGGTTCAAAGAGCGTTCTCCTCATCTACACGGATTATCTCCACATCAGATGAGATTTTAGAAGAGCTAACAAGACTTTAAGTCTTTTTAAGCTTCACAATCTCTCCTTAGGGGGCTGGCAGCTGACGTTGCCAGCACCCTTTTTCTGGTTAACTCTTTGTTATGCTTTATAAAAACTTAACAACAATCTTCTATTCTTTCAATCTTCCTTAAGACACATCCTTATATAATTCATTGTGGGTCGAGTACTACGGAGTACTTGATATGAATATGCAGAGAATAAGGAAAAGTTATAAAAAAGAAATGACTTTGGAAGATTTACCAGCTGCGAATACTTCACGATGGATTGCAAGAAGAAAAGCGGCCGTGATACAAGGTGTTCAATTCGGCCTTTTATCGAAAACTGATGCGTGCGATTTGTATGAAATCAGCGAGGAAGAATTTGATTCTTGGGAAAATGCGATTAAGACGAATGGCATAAATGCCTTGAAAATTACAAAATTGCAGAAATATCGCTAAGATCACAGTTAAGTGTTTATGACGCAAAACAGGAGGTTTTCTTCCTAAATATATAATATTTCAGAAAAAATATAAGATTCGTCGTTTTTTTTAATTGATTCTAGGCAAATTTTTCCTAGAATTAACACACTCTTTACCAATTTGAGTAAAAATACGCCAAAAGCATTTAAACTCTTTGCGATTGAAGTATGGTTTCACTCCTGACTAAATGATTAACGAGTAATGTCGCGGACTAAAGAGTGAGAGGGAAAAAATGGACGGAATTATTCAGTTCTTTAAAAATCTTGGCACTGTGCGCCTTATGGTATTTGGCGTTGTCGGTGTTATAGTTGTCTTTCTATTTTCAGCGATTATAGGCAATGTGGCCAAAGGCCCCATGGAAGTGCTCTATACGAACTTAGATCAAGACAGCTCAAACAGGATCATTACAACCTTGCAGGCACGAAATATTGATTATAGTGCTGAAGGCGGTGGGACCATCCAAGTGCCAAGCAGCATCGCACGTACTTTGCGGATGGAATTGGCCGAGCAAGGCATGAGTGGAACTGTCCCTGGTTATAAAGAATTATTTGATAGCGAAGCCGGCACTTTTGGTAAGACCAGCTTTGAACTTAATCTGAACAAGAAGAGAGCCCTAGAGGGCGAACTCGCGAAAACATTTAAAGCACTCAAAGGTGTTTCCAATGCTCGTGTGCATGTTGTTCTCCCTGAACGCCGTGCTTTTGGATCTACCCAAGAAGCAACAGCTTCTGTTGTGATTACTCCTGCGCGGGGTGGTGTCAGCCTTTCTGAAGCACAAGCCATGCAGTCTATTGCAGCATCCTCCATTCCTGGCTTGTCACCTGACCGTGTAACAGTTGTTGAAACCTCCGGCCGACGCCTCACAGATGGCTCTGGTCAGGATCGTATGGGCAATGCCAGCAATATTGAGGACATTCGCCGAACAAAAGAAGCGCTCTTCAGGGATCGAATTGAAACGCAGTTAGAACGTGTTGTAGGCCTTGGACGCGTACAAGCTAATGTCACACTTGAGATGACCACGTCACGCGTGACAGAGAATGCCACCGTCTACGACCCGGACGGTCAGGTTGTCATTGGGCAGCAAACCACAGAAGAGGAAAGTAACGATCTTAATCCTGAAGGTGGTCAAGCAACTGTCGGCAATACACAACCAGGGACAACGGGCGCGGGGGCTGGATCTGGCAATAGCTCCACCAAAACGTCAGAGCAAACCAATTTCCAAAACTCAGTGACTAAGCGTACTACTGTTAGAGAACCTGGCGAAATTACAAAGATGTTTGTCTCTGTTCTCGTTGATTATGAACGTCCTATTGACCCGAACACACGTCAACTTCTCGCACCTATTGAGCGAGATACGACCGCGATGGATAGGATCCGTAACCTTGTGATCGCCTCTATTCCAATTGAAATTGATACACAGAATGCCGCCAACAGCCGCGATCGTCTGCAGGTAGAACAAATGTTATTCGCTGAAGAACCTGAGATCGAAGAGGATGTTGAACCTCTTGAAGTCTTAGGTTTCAGTAAAGAAGATCTTATGCCGCTTGTTTCCACTCTTGTCTGGGGCTTGCTGGCTATTCTTTCTCTCCTTCTTGTCGTAAGACCTCTTATCGGGAAGCTAATCGAAGCAATCCCGGATAAAGTACAACAACCAGATCCGGACCAAATAGAGAATAAAGCGACCATGTCTTCACCTATTCTCATTACAGCTGATGGCCAACCCATTTCTCAAGAGGTCATTGCTGCTGCAGCCGAGGGCGACGAAGAAGCCACCCAACAAGTTCTTGAAGCGCGTCAAACAGGTCAAATTGTCGAAGAGAATATGGGCATTGAAGCCAAGATTAACGTGGCCCAAGTTGAGGGCCGTATTCAGGATAGTGCCTTGAAAAAGGTTTCTGAAATTATTGCAACAAGTCCTGTTGAATCTGCGGCGATCATCCGCAGTTGGTTGTATGAAGATTAGAGTTAGGATGGTAGGCAATGGCTGATATTGAAGACTTTGCAAAAATGACCGGCACCCAAAAAGCAGCAGCTTTCATGCTTGCAATTGGCGAGGAAACCGGGCGTGGTATATGGGAAATCCTAACAGACGACGAGATTAGAGAATTATCTCAACATATGTCTAATCTTGGCTCTCTTAGAGCAGGTTCTGTGGAAGAGCTTTTTATTGAATTTGCCTCTAAAGTCTCCACAGTAGGTAACTTAAACGGTTCCTTTGAAAGCACTGAACGCTTACTTGGTAAAATTCTACCCGGGGACCGAGTTCAGCAGATTATGGACGAGATTAGAGGCCCTGCTGGTCGGACCATGTGGGACAAACTTGGGAATGTAAACGAAGTCGTCCTCGCAAGTTATTTAAAAAATGAATATCCACAAACGGTTGCTGTTGTGCTTCAAAAAATCAAGCCTGAACATGCTTCTCGTGTCCTTTCTGTTCTGCCCGAGGATTTTTCAATGGAAGTTATCATGCGGATGCTGCGGATGGAATCTGTTCAAAAAGATATCCTCGACAAAGTAGAACAAACTTTGCGCGTA is a window from the Temperatibacter marinus genome containing:
- a CDS encoding flagellar hook-length control protein FliK, with protein sequence MTDAVTNMMNILTPNASGGPQQNPALMTAIDPASPEFNTALAALSIDPLTLGQTVSVDPIQLEGLSVDPSASSESSPASQLAFMQMMHQGDIIQNQGDQTPSAVGTTAGKIPALGTNMNAEGLIKIAEAAVNNPHMLPVQDLKAWSALSTPTMQAPHPTQGAIQTNLNEDQINLVEGQINLVEGQINLVEGQINLVEGQINIDELTAISSDNYSALPTLISNTASHQAGINSAPYDLDPLTDPFEQVEALFSTAQSPEEILNKNDLGIKASVSFGAETTLVGNLDAALSRVSPSISSSSTQQQAAQEGLTPLMKAPDLAVLTLGSEAKPAQVIALAPTLEKAAPLPFALQGQTQPFSILADGSLTLVQTAESTKAVEQLSTSAAQTTAAQTAQQMQSSLAAGTGHATGLTAQGAAPTGLEQGSGQPAQQTSMAFALPVMQAMAMTNKAAPESFSSSLKALSSEAGFKLENDTDFMRQIHSPSTESGMSKNGNFGQQHNQAALSQQMPLQQTAAFKWASDGATTVFADSLFNEQSSAFGSISSGMNSMNGLRSDGFAGTGFSTSTPTLTQQALGHHAANQVGLAVTKAANAQNNQFNISLRPAELGAVKVSLTFIKDGSVQARILAERPETLDMLQKDSRSIERILEQSGHKVSRSSLEFDLDEQKGQSAGKTWAEAVQKESMEHQASGDSKSDSRSLNDQDIPWPEEEEISLDDILPYVTAETGLDIRI
- a CDS encoding flagellar hook protein FlgE codes for the protein MAFTSLAAGVSGLQSFSEAVGVIADNITNVNTVGYKESRSRFSTLVTETAAIASYSPGGVKSTTETLVSKQGLLQPSGSSTDLSVDGNGFFPVRQEANNTSEVIFTRAGSFTQDQSGFLKNTAGLYLMGWELDSDGLPPVNSSQQTALEPINFISQTGEAEATAGISLRANFSANSDVNTDYAAEVAGDGYTAGEIADGTIAIAGDDFEEDIDVVDAQGNTVTLRLAAVKSGVNEWTYEIYAPDAFADTLDSAVHGTDGLVAYGILEFNGDGTLDLANSEFTAESAASGLTYPVDLSSTPDLTLEFDNGAAGTYGSEDVTIGFDFGNGSDSSGINQKGAITSLLSKTVDGAAFGDVVGVQIASNGDVTTLFDSGLSLTRYRIPISTFNNADGLIRRQGNAYGRSDISGEPSFKEAGSAGAGKVSSNTLELSTVDLANEFAELIKVQRAFSSSTRIISTSDEILEELTRL
- the sciP gene encoding CtrA inhibitor SciP; protein product: MNMQRIRKSYKKEMTLEDLPAANTSRWIARRKAAVIQGVQFGLLSKTDACDLYEISEEEFDSWENAIKTNGINALKITKLQKYR
- the fliG gene encoding flagellar motor switch protein FliG; this translates as MADIEDFAKMTGTQKAAAFMLAIGEETGRGIWEILTDDEIRELSQHMSNLGSLRAGSVEELFIEFASKVSTVGNLNGSFESTERLLGKILPGDRVQQIMDEIRGPAGRTMWDKLGNVNEVVLASYLKNEYPQTVAVVLQKIKPEHASRVLSVLPEDFSMEVIMRMLRMESVQKDILDKVEQTLRVEFMNNLARTSRRDSHETIAEIFNYLDRSAESRFLASLEDRNRDSAEKIRALMFTFEDLAKLDPGGVQTLLRNVDKDRLALAMKGASDTLRDLFFSNMSERAAKILKEDMEAMGPVRLRDVDEAQMDMVNKAKDLAEAGEIMLSDNKGEDELIY
- the fliF gene encoding flagellar basal-body MS-ring/collar protein FliF, which produces MDGIIQFFKNLGTVRLMVFGVVGVIVVFLFSAIIGNVAKGPMEVLYTNLDQDSSNRIITTLQARNIDYSAEGGGTIQVPSSIARTLRMELAEQGMSGTVPGYKELFDSEAGTFGKTSFELNLNKKRALEGELAKTFKALKGVSNARVHVVLPERRAFGSTQEATASVVITPARGGVSLSEAQAMQSIAASSIPGLSPDRVTVVETSGRRLTDGSGQDRMGNASNIEDIRRTKEALFRDRIETQLERVVGLGRVQANVTLEMTTSRVTENATVYDPDGQVVIGQQTTEEESNDLNPEGGQATVGNTQPGTTGAGAGSGNSSTKTSEQTNFQNSVTKRTTVREPGEITKMFVSVLVDYERPIDPNTRQLLAPIERDTTAMDRIRNLVIASIPIEIDTQNAANSRDRLQVEQMLFAEEPEIEEDVEPLEVLGFSKEDLMPLVSTLVWGLLAILSLLLVVRPLIGKLIEAIPDKVQQPDPDQIENKATMSSPILITADGQPISQEVIAAAAEGDEEATQQVLEARQTGQIVEENMGIEAKINVAQVEGRIQDSALKKVSEIIATSPVESAAIIRSWLYED
- a CDS encoding flagellar hook assembly protein FlgD, which produces MTDAISALTSTAATSRSQESADKFDQEYTDFLSLLTTQLQNQDPTSPMDSTEFTNQIVQFTSVEQQIQTNQNLENLTSLMTSSVNADVTSYLGRDVVIDGGFGQLENGTLDWTYQMQPNVTAAGLAVFDQVGNQVASYDADTLVGQKSFTWDGMTTEGETAPEGIYELRVLAFDSEGNDINIPTQVKQRISEVSLTGYEPTFLAGGLQVTKSDILSVMLPEN
- the mnmA gene encoding tRNA 2-thiouridine(34) synthase MnmA, with the protein product MSTTVNSLGFQKSPAETRVVVAMSGGVDSSVCAALLKEEGYDVVGITLQLYDHGIAIQKKGACCAGQDIHDARRVSEMLDIPHYVLDYENRFKEQVMEDFADSYIKGETPIPCVKCNQTVKFKDLLDTAKDLGADCMATGHYVQRSLIENGKSTMLRGADMGKDQSYFLFATTQEQLDFLRFPLGHMDKAETRRHADRFGLIVADKPDSQDICFVPEGKYISVIERMRPGALKAGDIVDIDGNKMGEHDGIVKYTIGQRRGLNIGGTVDPLYVVKLDPKTNQVIVGPKEALETSEILIKEMNWLGEDVPEEGLKVSAKVRSTRPGKTATLKLGKMGMARIILDEPEAGVAAGQAAVFYREDRLLGGGWINAAISNDPRLQ